One part of the Epinephelus fuscoguttatus linkage group LG12, E.fuscoguttatus.final_Chr_v1 genome encodes these proteins:
- the pcyt1bb gene encoding phosphate cytidylyltransferase 1B, choline b, translating into MAGRRRGRGNNVQQQQTPRNQRGGSRRALREPAAFAKSTGCESEVPHEKLTLAQARRGTPAHRPVRVYADGIFDLFHSGHARALMQAKNVFPNTYLIVGVCSDELTHKFKGYTVMTEDERYEALRHCRYVDEVVRDAPWTLSAEFLKKHKIDFVAHDDIPYTSAGSHDVYKHIKEAGMFVATQRTEGISTSDLITRIVRDYDIYVRRNLQRGYTARELNVGFINEKKYRLQEQVDKMKETVRTVEEKSKHFVYRVEEKSQDLIHKWEEKSREFIGNFLELFGPDGAWHAIQERSGRMLQALSPYSSPRGSPSSSPTRRRSVSPDSASASASPSSLSPPSSPSSPKKTTRSSLKAASTLSEHVQ; encoded by the exons ATGGCTGGAAGGAGACGAGGCCGAGGCAACAACGTCCAGCAACAACAGACCCCACGGAACCAAAGAGGAGGCTCTCGTAGG GCTCTCCGGGAACCAGCTGCTTTTGCCAAGTCTACAGGTTGTGAATCAGAGGTCCCCCATGAAAAGCTGACCCTTGCCCAAGCACGAAGGGGCACACCAG CTCATCGTCCAGTGCGAGTCTACGCCGATGGGATCTTTGATCTTTTCCATTCGGGGCATGCTCGAGCTCTAATGCAGGCCAAAAATGTTTTCCCCAACACATACCTGATAGTAGGAG TCTGCAGTGACGAGCTCACCCACAAGTTTAAGGGTTACACAGTGATGACAGAGGATGAACGCTACGAAGCCCTGAGGCACTGCCGTTACGTTGACGAGGTGGTGCGAGACGCTCCCTGGACCCTTTCCGCAGAGTTCCTCAAGAAACATAAG ATTGACTTTGTGGCCCATGACGACATCCCTTACACCTCTGCTGGATCACACGATGTTTATAAACACATCAAGGAAGCAG GGATGTTTGTGGCCACTCAGAGGACAGAAGGCATCTCCACATCTGATCTGATCACTCGAATCGTCCGTGACTATGACATCTATGTTCGACGCAACCTGCAAAGAGGCTACACAGCTCGAGAACTGAATGTTGGATTCATTAAT GAGAAGAAATACCGTCTGCAGGAGCAGGTGGACAAGATGAAAGAGACGGTCCGTACAGTGGAGGAAAAGTCCAAACACTTTGTCTACAGAGTGGAAGAGAAGAGTCAAGACCTCATCCACAAGTGGGAAGAGAAGTCACGAGAATTCATTGGCAACTTCCTGGAGCTTTTTGGACCTGATGGAGCCTGG CATGCGATTCAGGAACGCAGTGGCCGTATGCTGCAGGCCCTTTCACCTTACTCCTCGCCCCGCGGCTCCCCCAGCAGCAGTCCCACCAGAAGACGGTCTGTTTCTCCTGACTCCGCCTCAGCCTctgcctccccctcctctctgtcccctccttcctccccctcttcaCCTAAGAAGACCACACGCTCCTCTCTCAAAGCTGCATCCACACTCAGTGAACATGTACAATAA
- the LOC125898261 gene encoding organic solute transporter subunit alpha-like, with protein MEEALNSTIDPACLQEPPLAIDVIKQLDVFGLCLYSMLTFMSCISLLLYLEQCVYIYKKVPYRKKTTIIWINGAAPVIAVMSCFGMWIPRAVMFTDMTSNSYFAVVVYKVLVLLVEEFGGSTAFLNRFSGKPFKIRTGPCCCCCVCLPLVPMSRRLLFILKLGALQYAILKTVLSVLSIILWTNGNFDISDLEITGTAIWIGPFLGVLTLTSLWPVAIIFMNTNSFLRTLKIVPKYAMYQLVLVLSQLQTSIINILALDGTIACSPPFSSQARASMLNQQMMIMEMFIITLVTRNLYRRTYDPLPPEEHDNDQNAKAALQACLVEHDV; from the exons ATGGAGGAAGCCCTCAACAGCACCATCGATCCAGCTTGTTTACAAGAGCCCCCGCTGGCTATCGACGTGATAAAAC AGCTGGACGTGTTTGGCTTGTGCCTGTACTCCATGCTCACCTTCATGTCCTGCATCTCCCTGCTGCTATACCTGGAGCAGTGTGTCTATATTTATAAAAAAGTGCCCTACCGCAAGAAGACAACCATCATTTGGATAAATGGTGCAGCACCA GTCATTGCTGTTATGTCTTGTTTTGGGATGTGGATCCCGAGGGCAGTCATGTTCACAGACATGACGTCTAACAG TTATTTTGCAGTCGTGGTGTATAAAGTCTTGGTTCTGCTGGTTGAGGAGTTTGGGGGCAGCACTGCTTTTCTGAACCGGTTTTCCGGTAAACCATTTAAGATCAGAACAggaccctgctgctgctgctgcgtctgtcTTCCTCTTGTGCCCATGTCACG GCGACTGTTATTCATCCTGAAGCTGGGTGCTCTACAGTATGCAATCCTTAAGACGGtgctctctgtcctctccaTAATATTGTGGACAAATGGCAACTTTGACATCTCTGAT TTAGAGATCACTGGTACAGCCATTTGGATCGGCCCATTCCTCGGCGTTCTCACTCTCACCTCCCTCTGGCCTGTTGCCATCATCTTCATGAACACTAACAGCTTTCTACGCACCCTCAAAATTGTCCCAAAGTATGCCATGTACCAG ctAGTACTTGTACTGAGTCAGCTGCAGACATCAATCATTAACATCCTGGCTTTAGATGGGACCATCGCCTGCTCCCCTCCCTTCTCTTCTCAAGCTCGTGCCTCCA TGCTAAATCAGCAAATGATGATCATGGAGATGTTCATCATCACTTTGGTCACTCGGAATTTGTACCGTCGTACATATGACCCACTTCCCCCTGAGGAACATGACAACGACCAGAATGCCAAAGCCGCCCTGCAGGCTTGTCTCGTGGAGCATGACGTCTGA
- the zdhhc20a gene encoding palmitoyltransferase ZDHHC20-A, translating into MAPSHALRCCKRALNWVPVLFINLVVGWSYYAYVVELCVYTIPGNAERISYLVIFHIVLGMFIWSYWKTIGSKPTGPSNAFGLPRAEKELYEREERAEMQQEILKKVARNLPVYTRTAGGAIRYCDHCQVVKPDRCHHCSTCEMCVLKMDHHCPWVNNCVGFSNYKYFVLFLAYASLYCAVICATVIQYFIKFWTKQLADTHAKFHILFLFFVAALFFISILSLLSYHLWLVGKNRTTIEAFRAPVFTNGPDKNGFSLGFSRNVAEVFGDQGKYWLFPVFSSLGDGHSFVTRLVHIDPEQANSVLQQNGKSLADGEANPCELGNSIQHTTEDSKDKTEGGQTVSVTVESEP; encoded by the exons ATGGCGCCCTCTCATGCACTGAGGTGCTGTAAACGGGCTCTAAACTGGGTACCTGTCCTGTTTATCAACCTGGTTGTCGGTTGGTCTTATTACGCTTATGTTGTGGAGCTTTGTGTTT ATACGATCCCAGGTAATGCAGAACGAA TCAGTTATTTGGTCATCTTTCACATTGTCCTCGGCATGTTTATATGGTCCTACTGGAAAACTATCGGGTCCAAACCAACCGGCCCCTCGAATGCG TTCGGTCTTCCCAGAGCAGAGAAGGAACTCTATGAGAGAGAGGAGCGAGCTGAGATGCAACAGGAGATTCTGAAGAAAGTGGCGAGGAATCTACCTGTGTATACACGCACCGCAGGAGGAG CCATCAGATACTGCGACCACTGCCAAGTAGTCAAACCCGACCGCTGCCATCACTGCTCCACCTGTGAgat GTGTGTGTTGAAAATGGACCATCACTGCCCCTG ggTGAATAACTGTGTTGGATTCTCAAACTACAAGTACTTTGTCTTGTTCTTGGCCTATGCTTCACTCTACTGTGCAGTCATTTGTGCCACAGTCATCCAGTATTTCATCAAATTCTGGACT AAACAACTGGCTGACACGCACGCCAAATTCCAcatcttgtttctgtttttcgtggcgGCCCTGTTCTTTATCAGCATCCTGTCACTTCTCAGCTACCATCTGTGGCTTGTGGGAAAGAACAGGACCACTATAG AGGCGTTTAGAGCTCCTGTGTTCACAAATGGTCCAGATAAAAACGGGTTTTCGCTGGGCTTTAGCCGAAATGTAGCTGAGGTGTTTGGAGACCAAGGGAAGTACtggttgtttcctgttttttcaAG TCTGGGAGACGGGCATTCCTTTGTTACCAGATTGGTACACATAGATCCTGAACAAGCAAACAGTGTCCTCCAGCAGAATGGCAAAAG CCTTGCTGATGGGGAGGCCAACCCTTGTGAGCTTGGTAACAGTATACAACACACAACGGAAGACAGTAAAGACAAAACTG AAGGAGGCCAGACAGTTTCTGTGACAGTGGAGAGTGAGCCATAG